The Nycticebus coucang isolate mNycCou1 chromosome 5, mNycCou1.pri, whole genome shotgun sequence genome window below encodes:
- the POU3F2 gene encoding POU domain, class 3, transcription factor 2 — protein sequence MATAASNHYSLLTSSASIVHAEPPGGMQQGAGGYREAQNLVQSDYGALQSNGHPLSHAHQWITALSHGGGGGGGGGGGGGGGGGGGGDGSPWSTSPLGQPDIKPSVVVQQGGRGDELHGPGALQQQHQQQQQQQQQQQQQQQQQQQQQRPPHLVHHAANHHPGPGAWRSAAAAAHLPPSMGASNGGLLYSQPSFTVNGMLGAGGQPAGLHHHGLRDAHDEQHHADHHPHPHSHPHQQPPPPPPQGPPGHPGAHHDPHSDEDTPTSDDLEQFAKQFKQRRIKLGFTQADVGLALGTLYGNVFSQTTICRFEALQLSFKNMCKLKPLLNKWLEEADSSSGSPTSIDKIAAQGRKRKKRTSIEVSVKGALESHFLKCPKPSAQEITSLADSLQLEKEVVRVWFCNRRQKEKRMTPPGGTLPGTEDVYGGSRDTPPHHGVQTPVQ from the coding sequence ATGGCGACCGCAGCGTCTAACCACTACAGCCTGCTCACCTCCAGCGCCTCCATCGTGCACGCCGAGCCACCCGGCGGCATGCAGCAGGGCGCGGGGGGCTACCGCGAAGCGCAGAACCTGGTGCAGAGCGACTACGGCGCGCTGCAGAGCAACGGGCACCCTCTCAGCCACGCTCACCAGTGGATCACCGCGCTGTCCcacggcggtggcggcggcggaggtggcggcggtggcggcgggggcgggggcgggggcggcggcGACGGCTCCCCGTGGTCCACCAGCCCCTTGGGCCAACCGGACATCAAGCCCTCGGTGGTGGTGCAGCAGGGCGGCCGCGGCGACGAGCTCCACGGGCCAGGCGccctgcagcagcagcaccagcagcagcagcagcaacagcagcagcagcaacagcaacagcaacagcagcagcagcagcagcggccgcCGCATCTGGTGCACCACGCCGCCAACCACCACCCGGGGCCCGGGGCATGGCGGAGCGCCGCGGCGGCAGCGCACCTCCCACCCTCCATGGGAGCGTCCAACGGCGGCTTGCTCTACTCGCAGCCCAGCTTCACCGTGAACGGCATGCTGGGCGCCGGCGGGCAGCCGGCGGGGCTGCACCACCACGGCCTACGGGACGCGCACGACGAGCAGCACCATGCAGACCACCACCCGCATCCGCACTCGCACCCGCAccagcagccgccgccgccgcccccgcaGGGCCCGCCGGGCCACCCAGGCGCGCACCACGACCCGCACTCGGACGAGGACACGCCGACCTCAGACGACCTGGAGCAGTTCGCCAAGCAGTTCAAGCAGCGGCGGATCAAACTGGGATTTACCCAAGCGGACGTGGGGCTGGCGCTGGGCACCCTGTACGGCAACGTGTTCTCGCAGACCACCATCTGCAGGTTTGAGGCCCTGCAGCTGAGCTTCAAGAACATGTGCAAGCTGAAGCCTTTGTTGAACAAGTGGTTGGAGGAGGCGGACTCGTCCTCGGGCAGCCCCACGAGCATAGACAAGATCGCAGCGCAGGGGCGCAAGCGGAAAAAGCGGACCTCCATCGAGGTGAGCGTCAAGGGGGCTCTGGAGAGCCATTTCCTCAAATGCCCCAAGCCCTCGGCCCAAGAGATCACCTCCCTCGCGGACAGCTTACAGCTGGAGAAGGAGGTGGTGAGAGTTTGGTTTTGTAAcaggagacagaaagagaaaaggatgaCCCCTCCCGGAGGGACTCTGCCGGGCACCGAGGATGTGTACGGGGGGAGTAGGGACACGCCACCACACCACGGGGTGCAGACGCCCGTCCAGTGA